The following nucleotide sequence is from Nitratidesulfovibrio termitidis HI1.
CGCTGCGCAAGAACGTGACCGCAAAGTGCTACGGCGGGGATATTACCCGTAAGCGCAAGCTGTTGGAAAAGCAGAAGGAAGGCAAGAAGCGCATGAAGCGTATGGGCAACGTGGAGTTGCCGCAGGAGGCCTTCCTTGCCGCTCTCCAGGTCGGCGACGAATAATTTTGCGCCATGGGGGCAATGACTGCGTCAAACGGAGGAGCCGCTCGGGTCACGTACCAAAGAGTACGCTCCCCTCGCGGACTCCACCGTTTTCCTTGTCCTTGCCGCCCCTGCCGCAAAATTATCGGGAGACAGCAGTCTGTTCCTGCCGTCCGTGCGCACCGCTACGGGCGCGTGCGCGTGAAGATACGTGAGCGAAACCCTTGCCACCCCTGTCGCGAAATTGCGGCGGGTGAGGCGAGGGAATGAGTCCCGCGTGGCGCCTGTGCGCGCCAGCGGTTTGAAAAGAGAATGACGTGAACGATGCCGGGCGGCAGGCGCAGGATGTGCGGCAGCCCGGCGGTTTCAGCGCGCCGTTCCCGGCATTCCCCACAATGCGGGCGCGGCGCAGGGCATGCCCCTGCGGCCACTGCATCAGCGGTGGCGCGCACCGGCCCCGCCTTGGGCGACAGCCTTTGGCGGGTTTTCGATGAACCGTAAATCCCCTTCCTTTCACGGGCGAGTGAACGGACGGTGGAGGCACCCGCATGCAACAGAAAAGCCTGCTGTTGGAATACGTGGAGGCGCTTGTCGTCGCCTTTGCGCTGGCCATGCTCATTCGCACCTTCGTGGTGCAGGCGTACAAGATTCCTTCCGGTTCCATGCTCGAAACCCTGCAGATCGGCGACCATCTGCTGGTCAACAAGTTCAGCTACGGCATCAAGCTGCCCTTCACCCACAAGGTGGTGGTGCCCGTGGGCGACCCGCAGCGCGGCGACATCATCGTGTTCGAGTACCCCGGCGATCCGTCCATCGACTACATCAAGCGCATCGTGGGCCAGCCCGGCGACGTGATAGAAG
It contains:
- the lepB gene encoding signal peptidase I, with amino-acid sequence MQQKSLLLEYVEALVVAFALAMLIRTFVVQAYKIPSGSMLETLQIGDHLLVNKFSYGIKLPFTHKVVVPVGDPQRGDIIVFEYPGDPSIDYIKRIVGQPGDVIEVRNKQLYRNGEAVQEAYIRHSQPGIVMPVRDNFGPVTVPEGHYFAMGDNRDDSQDSRFWGFVPRGAIRGKAWVIYWSWEGLGNVRWDRIGTVLH